The Pecten maximus chromosome 11, xPecMax1.1, whole genome shotgun sequence genome has a segment encoding these proteins:
- the LOC117338001 gene encoding LOW QUALITY PROTEIN: targeting protein for Xklp2 homolog (The sequence of the model RefSeq protein was modified relative to this genomic sequence to represent the inferred CDS: deleted 1 base in 1 codon): protein MGSVEGDYDWEYVAPQYVDFSTNPLEDPDNPDDWFDAPSIGGIEEEYLDEDEDYNVCNGVDVMEDADDEDTEKAASSPAETRRLTRSFASTPVNDKGLPEASDTKKTPAKQSTPARTPRRTPARSKVASSPELNKNNTEKQENTTATSEPVVTKNICTDLAQWRTKGKKEPSQTSKNNTKSQPARIRKQPTNGAEETKSVQNPELRGRSTSLKRSSSLRRSADNTNLSNSLDGKSNNTLKRTNSMKRSTSQTLNNISGSSFDSSNNLKRNHSRGQSVGRANSSDRQTRQRLNSNSSDTKEDHTAPASKMPKLTFPNTPTFMKRKPVTKVNGEQYKKAEERELETIALMRNELAKKRKLAQESYKKAMTGSANQPVVATKLPTKPQGFQFQTDSRIKSAHPMETRSESKDRDFVETLRSSTTTKTSPHQTMNQKSATIPKPFKLTDCKKRKIGSIEDLSKADTFQSMAEKVKAFHRQTPERFRSRGRIGSTDRGEEKRGRSKSPNKLTMPKTPQFETRGRTRSYHIISQQEREEVEVQEMKKNQFKAHPVNERILTNPNTGVRKVPSKPLTHPEEFHLTAAERRAQDSSTEEEKYEFHAKPAPKKILEGPVGIKPAKVLARTIPKSPAFALKNRVRITSELEESQNEPQKVKANPIPHAGVPFQPKLGHKSTVPEPFTFEERDQCVKVKKEEKIKEILEEEKRAREFQAQGCPSQTFDTLPQKQTKLPTMPQPFHFDNDSRGAKRAEEWSRKIEEELRQQREQATFKATSSDVLIKKPFIPAKSLKPLTDVNDFELNTDKRSKTREAYDQRRKAQEAEAEALKRQRERRQEEQEKLAIAKLRAEMVPKSQPVKRFKTVEVLPSERPVTVPMSPKLSTDSRLRSSVRV, encoded by the exons ATGGGGAGCGTGGAAGGAGATTATGATTGGGAATATGTTGCACCACAATATGTAGATTTTTCCACGAATCCACTCGAAGATCCAGATAATCCAGATGACTGGTTTG ATGCTCCCTCTATTGGTGGTATAGAGGAAGAATATTTAGACGAAGATGAAGACTATAATGTCTGTAATGGTGTTGATGTGATGGAGGATGCTGATGATGAGGACACTGAAAAAGCTGCTTCCTCACCTGCTGAAACCAGAAGATTGACCCGATCATTTGCTTCAACACCTGTCAATGATAAGGGACTGCCTGAGGCATCAG ATACTAAGAAGACACCAGCAAAACAAAGTACACCTGCTAGAACACCTAGACGAACACCAGCCAGAAGTAAAGTAGCTTCCAGTCCAGAacttaacaaaaacaacactGAAAAACAAG AGAATACTACTGCCACATCTGAACCAGTAGTTACCAAAAACATATGTACTGATCTGGCTCAATGGAGGACAAAGGGCAAGAAGGAACCATCACAGACTTCAAAGAACAACACCAAATCTCAACCAGCTAGAATCAGGAAACAACCAACAAATGG GGCGGAGGAAACAAAGTCTGTTCAAAATCCAGAGCTGAGGGGTAGGTCAACATCACTGAAACGATCAAGCTCTTTAAGGCGATCTGCAGACAACACTAATCTTTCAAATTCACTGGATGGAAAGTCGAACAATACCTTGAAGAGAACCAATTCCATGAAGAGGTCTACCAGTCAAACATTAAACAACATATCAGGTTCATCTTTTGATTCTAGTAATAACTTAAAAAGAAATCATTCACGTGGGCAATCTGTTGGACGTGCCAACTCCTCAGACAGACAAACACGCCAGAGGTTGAACTCAAATAGCTCTGATACAAAGGAAGACCATACGGCTCCAGCTTCCAAGATGCCAAAGCTAACATTTCCCAACACACCAACATTCATGAA GAGGAAACCTGTAACAAAAGTAAATGGAGAGCAGTACAAGAAGGCAGAGGAGAGAGAACTAGAAACCATTGCTTTAATGAGAAATGAGTTGGCTAAAAAACGCAAGCTAGCCCAGGAGTCGTACAAGAAAGCCATGACAGGCTCAGCCAATCAACCTGTTGTTGCCACCAAATTACCAACTAAGCCTCAGGGATTCCAGTTTCAGACTGACAGTCGCATTAAATCTGCACACCCAATGGAGACCCGCAGTGAGAGCAAAGACAGGGACTTTGTGGAAACTCTTCGATCTAGCACTACAACTAAGACATCT cCTCATCAAACAATGAATCAGAAGAGTGCAACCATCCCTAAACCATTCaaactgacagactgtaagAAGCGTAAGATTGGCAGTATTGAGGACCTGTCGAAGGCTGACACCTTCCAGAGTATGGCAGAAAAGGTGAAGGCTTTCCACAGGCAGACACCAGAGCGATTCAGATCCAGGGGTCGTATTGGCAGTACAGATAGAG GTGAAGAAAAAAGAGGAAGATCAAAATCCCCGAACAAACTAACAATGCCAAAAACTCCACAGTTTGAGACACGAGGAAGGACCCGATCATACCACATAATTTCCCAACAGGAG AGGGAGGAGGTGGAAGTTCAGGAAATGAAAAA GAATCAATTTAAAGCACATCCTGTGAATGAGAGGATCTTAACGAACCCAAACACAGGTGTGAGGAAAGTCCCATCAAAACCTTTAACACATCCAGAGGAGTTCCACCTAACTGCTGCCGAAAGGCGTGCACAAGACAGTTCTACTGAAGAAGAGAAATATGAGTTTCACGCCAAACCAGCACCTAAAAAGATACTAGAAGGCCCAGTG GGAATTAAACCAGCTAAAGTGTTGGCCCGAACGATTCCTAAATCACCAGCATTTGCCTTGAAGAATCGAGTACGAATAACTTCAGAGTTGGAGGAGTCTCAG AATGAACCTCAGAAGGTCAAGGCTAACCCAATTCCTCATGCAGGAGTACCGTTCCAGCCAAAACTAGGTCACAAGAGCACAGTTCCAGAGCCTTTTACGTTTGAGGAAAGGGATCAATGTGTTAAAGTAAAGAAGGAAGAAAAAATCAAGGAAATACTGGAGGAAGAGAAAAGA GCACGAGAATTTCAGGCTCAAGGATGTCCCAGCCAGACATTTGATACACTTccccaaaaacaaacaaaactgcCCACTATGCCACAACCCTTCCACTTTGACAATGACAGTAGAGGAGCCAAGCGGGCAGAGGAATGGAGTCGTAAG aTTGAGGAGGAGTTACGACAACAGAGGGAACAAGCTACATTTAAGGCAACCAGCAGTGATGTCCTGATAAAGAAACCGTTTATACCAGCCAAGTCGCTCAAACCCCTAACAG ATGTCAATGACTTTGAATTAAACACAGACAAGAGATCCAAAACACGAGAAGCATATGATCAACGAAGGAAAGCCCAAGAGGCAGAGGCCGAAGCATTGAAACGTCAACGGGAAAGACGACAGGAGGAACAAGAAAAACTCGCAATTGCAAAACTAAGAGCAGAAATGGTGCCCAAATCTCAACCTGTGAAACGTTTTAAGACTGTGGAAGTTTTACCAAGTGAAAGACCAGTAACAGTTCCAATGTCGCCCAAATTATCCACAGACAGTCGCCTGCGTAGCAGTGTCCGTGTGTGA
- the LOC117338006 gene encoding anamorsin homolog isoform X2, whose protein sequence is MTLDKIDVKNGQKVLFLWSGSQPPESFKNVIESLNKLVGDSGKIQPEHIERLAMSSHPDSTFDVVVSGLLQPSSALHNTDCLGEICRILKPKGTFFIFEPTVSSEITDSKVRTTEKLSSALKLSGFVNISEPVTSDLTNEDKQGLQSSLQLSDVAISHCVCFKPGYEVGSSSQLKISFGKKKVERKVDENVAQVWKLSSMDIMDEEVEMVDDDELLDEDDLKKPDPASLKADCGGRAKKKACKNCSCGLAEELEGLAPKPKTATSACGSCYLGDAFRCASCPYLGMPAFKPGEKVTLNERQLKADA, encoded by the exons ATGACATTGGACAAGATTGACGTGAAAAATGGACAGAAAGTGCTGTTTTTATGGTCAGGAAGCCAGCCACCCGAAAGCttcaaaaatgtcattgaatCGCTTAACAAACTTGTAGGTGATTCTGGCAAAATACAACCAGAGCATATTGAAAGACTGGCAATGT CATCTCATCCCGACTCCACATTTGATGTTGTGGTGTCAGGATTACTACAGCCATCTAGTGCTCTGCATAACACTGACTGTCTTGGAGAGATCTGTCGCATCCTTAAACCAAAAGGGACATTCTTTATTTTTGAACCGACTGTATCATCAGAAATAACAGATTCTAAAGTTAGAACAACAGAAAAACTATCATCTGCCTTAAAACTGTCCGGATTTGTTAATATATCTGAG CCTGTTACTTCAGATTTGACAAATGAAGACAAACAGGGGTTGCAGTCAAGCTTACAGTTATCAGATGTTGCCATCTCACACTGTGTGTGTTTCAAGCCTGGATATGAAGTTGGTTCCTCCTCTCAGCTTAAAATTTCTTTTGGAAAAAAGAAAG TTGAACGTAAAGTGGATGAAAATGTTGCACAAGTGTGGAAATTGTCAAGTATGGATATTATGGATGAGGAAGTAGAGATGGTAGATGATGATGAACTGTTGGACGAGGATGATTTAAAGAAGCCAGATCCAGCCTCTCTAAAGG CTGATTGTGGGGGCAGAGCAAAAAAGAAGGCTTGTAAGAATTGCTCGTGTGGTCTAGCAGAGGAATTGGAAGGTCTGGCACCAAAACCTAAAACAGCCACTTCTGCCTGTGGAAGT TGTTACCTTGGAGATGCTTTCCGCTGTGCCAGCTGTCCATACCTAGGAATGCCAGCGTTCAAGCCAGGAGAGAAGGTGACGCTGAATGAACGACAACTAAAAGCAGATGCCTGA
- the LOC117338006 gene encoding anamorsin homolog isoform X1 translates to MLGGTELQDKMTLDKIDVKNGQKVLFLWSGSQPPESFKNVIESLNKLVGDSGKIQPEHIERLAMSSHPDSTFDVVVSGLLQPSSALHNTDCLGEICRILKPKGTFFIFEPTVSSEITDSKVRTTEKLSSALKLSGFVNISEPVTSDLTNEDKQGLQSSLQLSDVAISHCVCFKPGYEVGSSSQLKISFGKKKVERKVDENVAQVWKLSSMDIMDEEVEMVDDDELLDEDDLKKPDPASLKADCGGRAKKKACKNCSCGLAEELEGLAPKPKTATSACGSCYLGDAFRCASCPYLGMPAFKPGEKVTLNERQLKADA, encoded by the exons ATGTTAGGCGGTACGGAGTTACAAG ATAAAATGACATTGGACAAGATTGACGTGAAAAATGGACAGAAAGTGCTGTTTTTATGGTCAGGAAGCCAGCCACCCGAAAGCttcaaaaatgtcattgaatCGCTTAACAAACTTGTAGGTGATTCTGGCAAAATACAACCAGAGCATATTGAAAGACTGGCAATGT CATCTCATCCCGACTCCACATTTGATGTTGTGGTGTCAGGATTACTACAGCCATCTAGTGCTCTGCATAACACTGACTGTCTTGGAGAGATCTGTCGCATCCTTAAACCAAAAGGGACATTCTTTATTTTTGAACCGACTGTATCATCAGAAATAACAGATTCTAAAGTTAGAACAACAGAAAAACTATCATCTGCCTTAAAACTGTCCGGATTTGTTAATATATCTGAG CCTGTTACTTCAGATTTGACAAATGAAGACAAACAGGGGTTGCAGTCAAGCTTACAGTTATCAGATGTTGCCATCTCACACTGTGTGTGTTTCAAGCCTGGATATGAAGTTGGTTCCTCCTCTCAGCTTAAAATTTCTTTTGGAAAAAAGAAAG TTGAACGTAAAGTGGATGAAAATGTTGCACAAGTGTGGAAATTGTCAAGTATGGATATTATGGATGAGGAAGTAGAGATGGTAGATGATGATGAACTGTTGGACGAGGATGATTTAAAGAAGCCAGATCCAGCCTCTCTAAAGG CTGATTGTGGGGGCAGAGCAAAAAAGAAGGCTTGTAAGAATTGCTCGTGTGGTCTAGCAGAGGAATTGGAAGGTCTGGCACCAAAACCTAAAACAGCCACTTCTGCCTGTGGAAGT TGTTACCTTGGAGATGCTTTCCGCTGTGCCAGCTGTCCATACCTAGGAATGCCAGCGTTCAAGCCAGGAGAGAAGGTGACGCTGAATGAACGACAACTAAAAGCAGATGCCTGA
- the LOC117338003 gene encoding proteasome assembly chaperone 2-like isoform X1, producing MFIQSDPKRKLREWQDYTLIVPAVSVGNVGQLAVDLLISTLWMERVGHIHHESILPLVGNDPFAHEDFLDCKLVTSCDVYESIEHKVVVIQQRAPFVRGKMGMFRQWLKEWIISKSFTKLVILTSSRSEERLDVQLQGDQLRYLASKSMDESTIGQRFQSPPLNWLDLERRHTFPAPTPDELQKGLKQADYIYIPGGGIAKSLMEECGKDMPVLVLLLFCSEGDNAQDAIFLVTRLNQWLDLVDMKPKKTEKGDIIKPLPGWKSPSSWRHLFGARVDQTLYH from the exons CCAGCAGTGTCCGTGGGTAACGTTGGACAGTTAGCAGTAGACCTGCTAATTTCTACACTGTGGATGGAAAGGGTAGGCCATATCCACCATGAAAGCATTCTCCCTCTGGTTGGAAATGACCCATTCGCCCACGAAGACTTCCTTGACTGTAAACTTGTAACAAGCTGTGATG TATATGAGAGTATTGAACACAAGGTGGTGGTTATACAACAGAGGGCTCCATTTGTCAGG gGGAAAATGGGCATGTTTAGACAATGGTTAAAGGAATGGATAATTAGCAAGTCGTTCACAAAGCTAGTTATTCTAACTAGTAGTCGCAGTGAGGAACGCCTGGATGTACAACTTCAGGG TGACCAACTTCGTTACCTTGCCTCAAAGTCCATGGATGAGTCCACGATTGGCCAGAGGTTTCAGAGTCCTCCACTGAATTGGTTGGATCTAGAACGCAGACACACCTTTCCAGCTCCCACCCCAGACGAACTTCAAAAAGGACTGAAACAAGCAGATTATATTTACATACCGGGAGGGGGCATAGCCAAGTCCTTAATGGAGGAATG TGGGAAGGATATGCCAGTATTGGTTTTACTATTGTTCTGCTCAGAAGGAGACAATGCCCAGGACGCTATCTTCCTGGTTACCCGTCTGAACCAGTGGCTCGACCTGGTGGACATGAAG ccAAAGAAAACTGAGAAAGGGGACATAATTAAACCGTTGCCAGGATGGAAGAGTCCTTCATCATGGCGACACTTATTTGGTGCTAGAGTGGATCAGACTCTGTATCATTAA
- the LOC117338003 gene encoding proteasome assembly chaperone 2-like isoform X2: MARLHADCAVSVGNVGQLAVDLLISTLWMERVGHIHHESILPLVGNDPFAHEDFLDCKLVTSCDVYESIEHKVVVIQQRAPFVRGKMGMFRQWLKEWIISKSFTKLVILTSSRSEERLDVQLQGDQLRYLASKSMDESTIGQRFQSPPLNWLDLERRHTFPAPTPDELQKGLKQADYIYIPGGGIAKSLMEECGKDMPVLVLLLFCSEGDNAQDAIFLVTRLNQWLDLVDMKPKKTEKGDIIKPLPGWKSPSSWRHLFGARVDQTLYH, encoded by the exons CAGTGTCCGTGGGTAACGTTGGACAGTTAGCAGTAGACCTGCTAATTTCTACACTGTGGATGGAAAGGGTAGGCCATATCCACCATGAAAGCATTCTCCCTCTGGTTGGAAATGACCCATTCGCCCACGAAGACTTCCTTGACTGTAAACTTGTAACAAGCTGTGATG TATATGAGAGTATTGAACACAAGGTGGTGGTTATACAACAGAGGGCTCCATTTGTCAGG gGGAAAATGGGCATGTTTAGACAATGGTTAAAGGAATGGATAATTAGCAAGTCGTTCACAAAGCTAGTTATTCTAACTAGTAGTCGCAGTGAGGAACGCCTGGATGTACAACTTCAGGG TGACCAACTTCGTTACCTTGCCTCAAAGTCCATGGATGAGTCCACGATTGGCCAGAGGTTTCAGAGTCCTCCACTGAATTGGTTGGATCTAGAACGCAGACACACCTTTCCAGCTCCCACCCCAGACGAACTTCAAAAAGGACTGAAACAAGCAGATTATATTTACATACCGGGAGGGGGCATAGCCAAGTCCTTAATGGAGGAATG TGGGAAGGATATGCCAGTATTGGTTTTACTATTGTTCTGCTCAGAAGGAGACAATGCCCAGGACGCTATCTTCCTGGTTACCCGTCTGAACCAGTGGCTCGACCTGGTGGACATGAAG ccAAAGAAAACTGAGAAAGGGGACATAATTAAACCGTTGCCAGGATGGAAGAGTCCTTCATCATGGCGACACTTATTTGGTGCTAGAGTGGATCAGACTCTGTATCATTAA